CAGCAAGAGCTTGCGCGCAAGCGCGCGCAGCTCGCCCCCGAGATTTCCACGGCTTTCAAGAAGTTCAGTCAAGCCGTGTTCGCCGACGGCGCGCTGCCCGCCAAGACCAAGCAGTTGATCGCGGTCGCGGTGGCGCATGTGACCCAATGTCTGTACTGCATTCGCGGCCACACGGAAGCGGCGTTCAAGCACGGCGCGAGTCAGCAGGAGGTGATGGAAGCGATCTGGGTCGCCGCGGAAATGCGCGCGGGCGCCGCCTACGCGCATGCGAACCTTGCGCTTGAGACGATGAATCAATCGGAAGCGGGCCAGGCGGCGGCTGAACCATGAGCGCCCCGCCCCTTTGCCTGCGGCCGTAGTTATCATGCGTTCCCCAATGACACCGCATTTGTTCTGTTGCGAGATTTACGGATGGTGGTCCCGATTTTTTAAGGACCAGATCGGCGTCACATTTACCAGCGCGTCCAGAGCACGCGCAACCGATGATTATAATCAGTCTGAAAGGCGCTCTTGCGTTTGACGATTACGCGTCAAAGCGCGCATGCGCAAGGAGATAGAAAATGACAGGCATTCTCGAAGGAAAGGTAGCGCTGGTAACCGGCGTCAGCGCCGATGGACAGGTCGGGCAGGCGGTCGCCAAAGCGCTGGCGGAGCAGGGAACGACACTTATCATCGTGGCTCGCAACGAGAAGAATGTCGAAGCGCGGGCTGG
The sequence above is drawn from the Burkholderiales bacterium genome and encodes:
- a CDS encoding carboxymuconolactone decarboxylase family protein: MSSARRNYPIRISIRTRRPYGPLSPTQQELARKRAQLAPEISTAFKKFSQAVFADGALPAKTKQLIAVAVAHVTQCLYCIRGHTEAAFKHGASQQEVMEAIWVAAEMRAGAAYAHANLALETMNQSEAGQAAAEP